The Sandaracinobacteroides saxicola nucleotide sequence GAGCGTGGTGGGGCCGGTGGACCGGGTGCTGGGGCTGGGATTGGGAGCGGCGAAGGGGTTGATCGCGGCGAGCGCCATCTTCCTGCTGGCGGAGTTCGCGACCCACCTGTTCGTGGCGGAGAAATCGCGGCCGGCATGGCTGGCGCAATCACAGGTGACGCCGATCCTGATCATCACCAGCAAGGCGCTGGTGAACTGGGTGAAGGAGGTGCAGGCCGACGCGCCGGCGGCGGATGGCGCCGGGCCGGATCGGGAGGGCTATTCGGCGAAGGACCGGGCAGCGCTGGATGACCTGTTGAACAAGGGCGAAGGGACGGCGGTATGAGCGAGCTGCGCCTGTGGAATACGATGACCCGGCAGAAAGAGGCAGTGCGCCTGCCGGAGCCGGGGAAACCCGTGACGATGTATGTCTGCGGCCCGACGGTCTATGGCCGGGCGCATATCGGCAATGCGCGGCCTGCCGTGGTGTTCGATGTGCTGTATCGGCTGCTGCGGCACCTGCATGGGGCGGAAAACGTGCGTTATGCCCGCAACATCACCGATATTGACGACAAGATCATGGCGAAGGCGGTGGCGGAGAACCGCAGTCCACAGGCGGTGGCGGCCGAATATGAGGCGGCCTATTTTGAGGACATGGCGGCTCTCGGCTGCCTGAAGCCCGATTTCAACCCGCGGGCGACCGAGCATATCGCCGGCGACCATGGCATGGTGGCGATGATCGCGGCGCTGATTGCGCGGGGCCATGCCTATGCCGCGGAAGGCCATGTGCTGTTCGATGTCGGCAGTTTTGCCGGCTATGGCCAGCTTTCGCGCCGGCCGATGGACGAGATGATCGCCGGGGCACGGGTGGAGGTGGCACCCTACAAGCGCAGCCCGGGGGATTTCGTTTTGTGGAAACCCTCGACGCCGGAGCAGCCGGGGTGGGAGTCGCCCTGGGGACGGGGGCGGCCGGGGTGGCATATCGAGTGCAGCGCAATGATCCGCGCCGTGCTGGGGGTGGAGACGATCGACATTCATGGTGGCGGGCTGGATTTGCAGTTTCCGCACCATGAGAATGAACGGGCGCAGAGCTGCTGCGCGCACGATGGCGCGGAGCTGAGCCGCATCTGGATGCACAATGGTTTCCTGACGATGGGGGAAACCAAGATGAGCAAGTCGCTGGGCAATATCATCACGCCGCGGGAGTTGCTGGACGCCGGGTGGGATGGCGAGGTGCTGCGGCTGGCGTTATTGAGTGCGCATTACCGGCAGCCGTTGAAGTGGGATGATGCGCTGCTGGCGCAGACGCGAGCAATCTACAGAAAATTTTGTTCGGAAATGTTGATTCTGGATGTGCACGATCGTGAGCAGATATCGCTGCCTGACAAAAACTCTCCCGTTGTTGCAGCGCTGAACGACGACATGAATACCAAGTTAGCCGTCGACTGCCTGCATAACGCATATCGTGTTGCAAAGAATCATCAAAGCGGTGCAGTTATAGCGCGTTCCCAAGGCGAGAATGACTCCAAGATAAAGAGTGCAGAATATAAGTCTTTTTTCGAGCTGCGAAACATAGGGTTGCTGCTGGGGCTGGATTTACGGGTCGAAGGCAGTCCTGAAATGGTCAGCGCGATCGCAAGCATAAGTGATATCCTGACCCAAGAGGAAGTTGACCTGAGATCAGCTGCAAAATTAGCTCATAATTGGGCTGAGGCCGA carries:
- a CDS encoding CvpA family protein — its product is MSDLTSFDLLILALVVGLALLGAVRGFTTEALNLAAWVAAVFAVRLFHEEMTGKLTGFAGSEGKGAILAFLLLFLGVLIVGKLIAGWVGGATKASVVGPVDRVLGLGLGAAKGLIAASAIFLLAEFATHLFVAEKSRPAWLAQSQVTPILIITSKALVNWVKEVQADAPAADGAGPDREGYSAKDRAALDDLLNKGEGTAV
- the cysS gene encoding cysteine--tRNA ligase → MSELRLWNTMTRQKEAVRLPEPGKPVTMYVCGPTVYGRAHIGNARPAVVFDVLYRLLRHLHGAENVRYARNITDIDDKIMAKAVAENRSPQAVAAEYEAAYFEDMAALGCLKPDFNPRATEHIAGDHGMVAMIAALIARGHAYAAEGHVLFDVGSFAGYGQLSRRPMDEMIAGARVEVAPYKRSPGDFVLWKPSTPEQPGWESPWGRGRPGWHIECSAMIRAVLGVETIDIHGGGLDLQFPHHENERAQSCCAHDGAELSRIWMHNGFLTMGETKMSKSLGNIITPRELLDAGWDGEVLRLALLSAHYRQPLKWDDALLAQTRAIYRKFCSEMLILDVHDREQISLPDKNSPVVAALNDDMNTKLAVDCLHNAYRVAKNHQSGAVIARSQGENDSKIKSAEYKSFFELRNIGLLLGLDLRVEGSPEMVSAIASISDILTQEEVDLRSAAKLAHNWAEADRIRNKLKANGIRLKDNKDGTTSWERV